The following coding sequences are from one Ignavibacteriales bacterium window:
- the secG gene encoding preprotein translocase subunit SecG produces the protein MYTFFISVEILISIFLMVAVLMQASKGGGLAGTLGSSNLGTVFGVRRTSDFLTRTTTILATLFMVLALFINLVVLPRTERASESVIQSGPQPAALPPAEQPIQQPAQHQPAPQQTPAKK, from the coding sequence ATGTATACGTTCTTCATATCAGTCGAAATTCTGATCAGTATCTTCTTGATGGTTGCGGTATTGATGCAAGCGAGCAAGGGGGGAGGGCTCGCCGGGACTCTCGGTTCGAGCAATCTTGGGACGGTCTTTGGCGTGCGCAGGACATCTGATTTCTTGACCAGGACAACCACAATCCTGGCAACGCTGTTCATGGTGCTTGCGTTGTTCATCAATCTCGTAGTGTTGCCCCGGACAGAGAGAGCCTCGGAGAGCGTCATCCAATCTGGGCCTCAGCCAGCAGCATTGCCGCCGGCAGAGCAGCCGATCCAACAACCGGCCCAGCATCAGCCGGCTCCGCAGCAAACTCCTGCGAAGAAGTAG